The window CGCACCATGCGTCTTCCCTACGCCCCGTCCAGCCCTCCCGCCGATGCGCCCGGCGACACCGCGGACATCTACGCCCGCATTGCCGCCCGGCGGAATCCCCGCCCGCTGATACCCCTCGACTTGTCGCTGCTACACAGCCCACCGGTCGCCGATGGCTGGAACAGCTTCCTCAGGTGCGATCCGGTCGCGCACGATTGTTGATGCCGGCCTGCTGGAACTCGCCGTCTGCCGCGTCGCGGTGCTGAATCACGCTGTCTATGAATGGAATGCCCACGCTCCTCTGGCTCTCAAGGGAGGTATCCAACCACAGGAGCTCCAGGCTGTCCGCACACTCCCCTCCGTGGCCGATGATGCGACTCCTCTCGCATCGAGCGTGCTCACTGCGCGCCAACGCGCTGTCCTGCGCTACACCGACCAGATGACCCGCTCCGTCACCGTTCAGGACGAGGTCTTTGCCCAGTTGCAGGTGGCCGGGTTTAATGACCGCGAAATAGTCGAGCTCACGACCGGTATTGCGGGTTACAATTGCGTTAGTCGGTTCCTCGTTGCTCTCGACGTGGGCGAGAACAATGCTCGAGAGATGAAAAGCGTCGATGAGCTGGTCGCCGCTTTATAATACAACGGGTGCAGGAATTGCCCCTGCATATTTGCGATAGGACATTGAAATGTGGGTATAGCTTGTTTCCGGGTCTGTATGCGTAGTCTTTAAATCGAAGTCGTGGCTATGTTTCACCTGTTACTCTAAGAGTAATGGCTGATGAAGTCAATAAACGTGTGAACTAAACTAAGATATATAAATACGTATCTGCCCCCTGCCGCTTTGATTCATCCAGGGCAAGGAATCATATCCTAAAATACAAGAGCTCAGTCTCCACATAACCTTTCAGAAAAGAATACAGATTCCTGAGTATAGCGGGTCCAGCTTGGTTTGCTGTGCCTTCTCCGGGCAAAGGGACTGTGAAACAAGGACGCTTCTTCAGGTTGATGGAATGCAAACAGCGCAACCACCGTTCACTGCAATGATGTTTTACTTTATTCCTCTTAGAACTTCTAGTACTCGAACTTGGCTCTGCATAGGAGAGATCCGGCAGCTTGCGGACGACTTTGCTTTGTGCCTCCACCGGGTTACCGGCTGTCTTACCCATGTCATACAGATGTTGCCTCTCCACAAACCAGATACCGTGCTGAAACCATGCGAGTTCTTAGATTGGCTAGAGATCAAGTCCGGATCGCAGAACCCAACCTGGTTGTTTGTACAGTATCCCCTCGCATGCATCTCAACGTCTCTACTGGCATAGTTGATACCTACAACCCCACTTGCCAATCAGATGCAATCTGAATCCTTATCACCGGAAGAGGGTGCTTTGGTTACAATCAAGCCGATTAAACTCACTGGCCAGTGACTTAATGTCCTCCTTACTCCATGATGCTGCGGCTCCTATAGCAGAGGCGTGACCACCGAGAGATttcgaagaagatgctggTCACTACAAGCGCAATAGAAGCTCTTTGCAATGAAGATCTGCCTCTCTCATTTGCCAACTCCTTCAGAAGCGCTTTTACTCTGGAACCAACTGTTGGACATGAGGTAGTTATACCGAGCTCTAGGACTTGGCTGTACAACTATTTTTAATTCTGCCTGGCCCTGCTTATCGAGCCGTTTCATTTTAATGTCAGGTTGTCATCAATTGTTCAGTTATGGCTCAACCTCCCACTCCTCACATCCTAACACTAACATCACCCACATCGCTCTTTCACCACGCTGATAGACCCTTTACCCAATGTTGTCAATCCTGAGCTGCTGTTTGAAGATGCGACGGAGGACAAAGGAGTGGAAAGAAATCGAAGGTCAGATTAGTTTTTGAGGCTCGTTTTCCGCTATCTTCTCTAAGTTTGCAAATTAGAAACAGCGTGTCCTCCTGA of the Penicillium psychrofluorescens genome assembly, chromosome: 1 genome contains:
- a CDS encoding uncharacterized protein (ID:PFLUO_000084-T1.cds;~source:funannotate) — encoded protein: MAGTASSGAIRSRTIVDAGLLELAVCRVAVLNHAVYEWNAHAPLALKGGIQPQELQAVRTLPSVADDATPLASSVLTARQRAVLRYTDQMTRSVTVQDEVFAQLQVAGFNDREIVELTTGIAGYNCVSRFLVALDVGENNAREMKSVDELVAAL